CCAAGCTTCTCATGGACGATGACGAGAGTTACACCATGAGGACCGGTCAGTCACTTGAGCTTATGGAAGGCTATGCACTTACACCAAAGCAGATCGATGTCGATGGTAACAAGGTCTGGCTCGAGATCACCAAAGACGGTGAGTTCGTCGATGATGCAGTTATCAGCACCTCTGATGCTGACAAAGAAGAGAAGACCTGGTACTATGAACAGGAAGTTCTTGGAGAAGATGTCGTAACACTCATTGTCCATGTCGATGAAGTATTCCAGGGTCAGGTCGACAGCCTTTGTGTAATCGAAGGTAT
The sequence above is drawn from the Methanococcoides sp. AM1 genome and encodes:
- a CDS encoding S-layer protein domain-containing protein; this encodes KLLMDDDESYTMRTGQSLELMEGYALTPKQIDVDGNKVWLEITKDGEFVDDAVISTSDADKEEKTWYYEQEVLGEDVVTLIVHVDEVFQGQVDSLCVIEGIWQISDDAMEIEVDDEFGKFIVTEDGTSKTIVMELDDSITLDEDDSYELTDEISFKVADNSTVLRYYPFVEK